From a region of the Odoribacter splanchnicus DSM 20712 genome:
- a CDS encoding S9 family peptidase, producing MKNKGFLLSLFIAGSLTANAQDIKEWLSLTPIKMEKPALSHVKNVKDQVFTDAMLTDYSGVNIGSLVPDADSKENHFHRLRWTVAPMNRDTVTAGEKTDQPTLNYYAVYFSNSEWMSGSFHFRLFGQAEVYIDGVKKAGSADNKPVEKIVHGDWIPGKHTIIVKTATQGGNVLYANFKADKAYEQLPFGFSLSPQRGKNIYDVLNGKQVSHLSVSPTGKYALVGITNTVDGRSSNNTYVYRIADKEIVYTFYGNNVRNLQWIPDQDKLSFLQAEGNGQSLYSYDLEKQLQTRLIKEDRQIQSCIWSPDRSYLIYYANENYSDPKWELRKLDGIQDRQDYFRNRSYLCKYDFATGLHSRLTWGNLSTSLMDISADGKKLLISTSRPAYTEYPYNKQDIYLMDITTQQLDTLWKDRLYSISCTFSPDGKKLLISGGPSAFGKLGENIGKNQIANQYDTQLYIYDLATKKVDAITRDFNPSVEEMTWHKNGNIYIKTTDADFVHLYCYADGKFTRIECPGDMILRTSFASHADRMMYTASNTDYPPRIYTLNLTDNQAALWADPNEEQYRNIVFGEMKDWDYKYKKGTVIDGRYYLPADFDPAKKYPLIVYYYGGTTPVSRSFGGRWPFNLYTANGYVVYVLQPSGTIGYGQEFSARHQNNWGKITADEIIASTKAFAKAHPFIDASKIGCMGASYGGFTTEYLTTRTDIFACAISHAGISSISSYWGGGYWGYGYSTNASAHAFPWNRKDIYVDQSPLFNADQVKVPILLIHGTKDVNVPTNESIQFYTALKLLGKDVELVLVKDADHAVVDYNQRILWNNTILSYFAKYLKDQPAWWEHQFKELNL from the coding sequence ATGAAAAACAAAGGATTTTTACTCTCATTATTCATTGCAGGGTCCTTGACTGCCAACGCACAGGATATCAAGGAGTGGCTGAGCCTGACACCTATAAAAATGGAGAAGCCGGCCTTGAGCCATGTAAAAAATGTCAAAGACCAGGTATTTACAGATGCCATGCTCACCGATTACTCCGGAGTAAATATCGGCAGCCTGGTTCCCGATGCCGATTCAAAGGAGAATCATTTTCACCGGCTCCGGTGGACGGTGGCCCCGATGAACCGGGATACCGTAACAGCCGGTGAAAAAACAGATCAACCGACGCTAAATTATTACGCGGTCTATTTCAGCAATTCCGAATGGATGAGCGGAAGTTTTCATTTCCGGCTATTCGGTCAGGCCGAAGTCTATATCGATGGAGTAAAAAAAGCCGGTTCTGCGGATAATAAACCCGTAGAAAAAATCGTTCACGGCGATTGGATTCCAGGAAAACACACGATTATCGTAAAAACGGCCACTCAGGGAGGCAATGTATTGTATGCTAATTTTAAAGCCGACAAAGCCTACGAACAGCTCCCTTTCGGTTTCTCTCTGTCCCCGCAACGAGGCAAGAATATTTACGATGTGCTCAACGGTAAACAAGTATCCCATCTGTCTGTCTCCCCCACCGGAAAATATGCCCTTGTCGGGATCACCAATACCGTAGATGGCCGAAGCAGTAACAATACCTACGTATACCGGATCGCCGACAAAGAAATCGTCTATACCTTTTATGGCAATAACGTACGTAATCTGCAATGGATTCCCGATCAGGACAAACTTTCTTTCCTGCAAGCAGAAGGCAACGGACAATCTTTATATAGTTACGACCTGGAAAAACAACTACAAACCCGTCTGATCAAAGAAGACCGGCAAATTCAGAGCTGCATCTGGTCACCCGATCGTTCTTATCTGATCTATTATGCCAATGAAAACTACAGCGATCCCAAATGGGAATTGCGTAAACTGGACGGCATACAAGATCGGCAGGACTATTTCCGTAACCGGAGTTATCTGTGTAAGTACGATTTCGCTACCGGCCTCCATTCCCGGCTCACCTGGGGAAATCTGAGCACTTCGCTTATGGATATCAGTGCAGACGGTAAAAAATTACTGATCTCCACTTCACGCCCGGCTTATACGGAATATCCCTATAACAAACAAGATATTTATCTGATGGATATCACCACCCAACAACTGGATACCCTTTGGAAGGACCGGCTTTATTCCATATCCTGTACTTTCTCTCCCGATGGCAAAAAACTGCTGATCAGCGGCGGCCCTTCGGCCTTCGGTAAACTGGGAGAAAACATCGGGAAAAATCAGATTGCCAACCAATACGATACCCAATTGTATATTTATGACCTGGCCACTAAAAAAGTGGACGCGATCACCCGCGATTTCAATCCTTCGGTGGAAGAAATGACCTGGCATAAAAACGGTAATATCTATATAAAAACGACCGATGCCGATTTCGTACATCTGTATTGCTATGCCGACGGTAAATTCACCCGGATCGAATGCCCGGGAGACATGATTCTCCGGACCAGTTTTGCCAGCCATGCCGACCGAATGATGTATACCGCTTCGAACACCGATTATCCTCCCCGGATCTATACCTTGAACCTAACCGATAATCAAGCGGCTCTCTGGGCGGATCCCAACGAAGAGCAATACCGGAATATTGTTTTCGGAGAGATGAAAGACTGGGACTATAAGTATAAGAAAGGTACGGTGATCGACGGACGTTATTATCTGCCTGCCGATTTCGATCCGGCCAAAAAATATCCGCTGATCGTTTATTACTACGGCGGAACGACCCCCGTCTCCCGTAGTTTCGGCGGACGCTGGCCTTTCAACCTCTATACGGCCAACGGTTATGTCGTATATGTGCTTCAACCTTCCGGAACCATCGGATACGGACAGGAATTTTCTGCCCGCCACCAAAACAATTGGGGTAAAATCACAGCCGACGAAATTATCGCCTCGACCAAAGCATTTGCCAAAGCCCATCCGTTTATCGATGCTTCTAAGATTGGTTGTATGGGAGCTTCTTACGGAGGTTTTACCACCGAATACCTTACCACCCGAACCGATATTTTCGCCTGTGCTATCTCACATGCCGGCATTTCCTCTATCTCTAGCTATTGGGGAGGCGGATATTGGGGTTACGGCTACAGTACCAACGCTTCGGCACACGCTTTCCCCTGGAACCGTAAGGATATCTATGTCGACCAAAGTCCCCTTTTCAATGCCGATCAGGTGAAAGTGCCTATCCTGTTAATCCACGGTACAAAAGATGTCAATGTACCGACAAACGAAAGTATACAATTTTATACTGCTCTGAAATTATTGGGTAAAGATGTCGAATTAGTATTGGTTAAAGATGCCGATCATGCCGTGGTCGATTACAATCAGCGTATCCTGTGGAACAATACGATTCTCTCCTACTTCGCCAAATATCTGAAAGATCAACCGGCTTGGTGGGAACACCAGTTTAAAGAGCTGAATCTCTAA
- a CDS encoding transketolase family protein → MNTTTNRAADNIRILAASMVEKAKSGHPGGAMGGADYINVLYSEFLNFDPDDGEWVNRDRFFLDPGHMSPMLYATLSLIGKYSMEDLKNFRQWGSITPGHPEVDVKRGVENTSGPLGQGHAMAVGAAIAERFLVARFGEWMAHKTYAFISDGGIQEEISQGAGRIAGTLGLANLIMFYDSNNIQLSTKVDEVTHEDTAKKYEAWGWQVITIDGNDAAEIRQALKVAQEEKERPTLIIGHTLMGKGAVGANEEDFSNKVSTHGQPLSAAGASFENTVANLGGDPQNPFVIFPDVQEYYAQVLEEKRAQAKQKKAEQAAWEKANPELAAKFHRFMSGEAPAIDYKAIAHKANIATRQASADVLVTLAQEVENMIVSSADLSNSDKTDGFIKGGARNLVKGDFSGKFLQAGVAELTMAAICNGIALHGGIHVACATFFVFSDYMKPAFRLSALMQMPVKYIWTHDAFRVGEDGPTHQPIEHEAQLRLLEKMQNHAGKMSMLALRPADAAETSVAWKMAMENTETPTALVLSRQNINDLPAVTDRYTEALKAEKGAYIVQKNGENPKVILIASGSEVATLIDAAKLLLERKGIASQVVSAISEGLFRQQPTAYQEEVIPASTPHFGLTAGLSVTLEGLVGCNGKIHGVNHFGYSAPAKVLDEKFGFTGEFVYNEICEMLGK, encoded by the coding sequence ATGAATACAACTACCAACAGAGCGGCGGACAACATCCGAATTCTGGCAGCCTCAATGGTTGAAAAAGCAAAATCAGGTCACCCCGGAGGAGCGATGGGTGGTGCCGATTACATCAACGTGCTATATTCTGAATTTCTGAATTTCGATCCGGACGATGGCGAGTGGGTAAACCGGGATCGGTTTTTCCTGGACCCGGGTCATATGTCACCGATGCTTTATGCAACGTTGAGCCTGATTGGTAAATATAGCATGGAAGATCTGAAAAACTTCCGTCAATGGGGCAGCATCACTCCCGGTCATCCCGAAGTAGACGTAAAACGGGGTGTAGAGAATACTTCAGGTCCTCTGGGTCAGGGACATGCCATGGCCGTCGGAGCAGCTATCGCCGAACGTTTTCTGGTAGCCCGTTTCGGTGAATGGATGGCCCACAAGACCTATGCTTTCATCTCGGACGGTGGCATTCAGGAAGAGATCTCCCAAGGTGCAGGACGTATTGCCGGTACACTCGGACTCGCTAACCTGATCATGTTCTATGACTCGAATAATATCCAGCTTTCTACCAAAGTGGATGAAGTAACCCACGAAGATACAGCCAAAAAATATGAAGCCTGGGGATGGCAGGTCATCACCATCGACGGCAACGATGCAGCAGAAATCCGTCAGGCCCTGAAAGTGGCACAGGAAGAAAAAGAACGTCCTACACTCATCATCGGACACACCCTGATGGGGAAAGGAGCTGTCGGTGCCAACGAAGAAGATTTCTCCAACAAAGTATCAACTCACGGACAACCGCTGAGCGCTGCCGGAGCTTCTTTTGAAAATACGGTGGCTAACCTGGGCGGAGATCCTCAGAATCCATTCGTTATCTTCCCGGATGTACAGGAATATTATGCGCAGGTACTGGAAGAGAAACGGGCTCAGGCCAAACAGAAAAAAGCCGAACAAGCTGCCTGGGAAAAAGCCAACCCGGAATTAGCAGCCAAATTCCATCGGTTTATGTCGGGAGAAGCGCCTGCTATCGATTATAAAGCTATTGCACACAAAGCCAATATAGCAACCCGTCAGGCTTCAGCCGATGTATTGGTTACACTGGCACAGGAAGTTGAAAATATGATCGTCAGCTCTGCCGACCTTTCCAATTCAGATAAGACAGACGGTTTTATCAAAGGAGGAGCCCGCAACCTAGTGAAAGGAGATTTCAGCGGTAAATTCCTGCAAGCCGGAGTTGCCGAGTTGACTATGGCTGCAATCTGTAACGGTATCGCCCTTCATGGCGGTATTCATGTTGCCTGCGCAACCTTCTTTGTATTCTCCGATTATATGAAGCCGGCTTTCCGTTTATCGGCTCTGATGCAGATGCCGGTTAAATACATCTGGACCCACGATGCCTTCCGGGTCGGTGAAGACGGTCCTACCCACCAGCCGATCGAGCACGAAGCCCAGTTGCGTCTGCTGGAAAAAATGCAGAACCACGCCGGAAAAATGAGCATGCTGGCTTTACGTCCGGCCGATGCAGCCGAAACTTCGGTGGCCTGGAAAATGGCGATGGAAAATACCGAAACTCCGACGGCTCTCGTATTGTCCCGTCAGAATATCAACGATCTGCCGGCCGTAACCGACCGTTATACCGAAGCTTTAAAAGCAGAAAAAGGAGCTTACATCGTACAGAAAAACGGTGAAAATCCCAAAGTGATCCTAATCGCATCCGGATCGGAAGTGGCCACCCTGATCGATGCCGCCAAGTTGTTACTCGAAAGAAAAGGTATCGCTTCACAGGTTGTATCGGCTATTTCGGAAGGTTTATTCCGTCAGCAGCCGACCGCTTACCAGGAAGAAGTCATTCCGGCCTCTACGCCTCATTTCGGCCTGACCGCCGGTTTATCGGTAACTCTGGAAGGATTGGTCGGATGTAACGGCAAAATCCACGGCGTAAATCACTTCGGATATTCTGCCCCGGCCAAAGTACTGGACGAAAAGTTCGGCTTTACCGGAGAGTTTGTATACAACGAAATTTGCGAAATGCTCGGAAAATAA
- a CDS encoding RelA/SpoT family protein, which yields MNAMTEQTYRPIILSKYTAVLKSCRNLISSEDIRLIRKAFKIAIQNETEASELNYQEIVRILDITLIITQEIGLGRTSIICAMLHKTVEKEMITLEQIREMFGEKVEQIIKGLKDISHIYATQRIVNSENFRKLLLSFAEDIRVQLIFLAEKLYALRQAAQLSEAGQKQLAMETSYIYIPFAHRLGLYNIKSEMEDTALRYANPQIYREIEQKLKESKTAREAYIAEFIAPIAEEMNRRGIKFKMKYRTKTIASILNKMRKSQVEFEEIFDIFAVRFIIDSVGENEKPDCWRVYSIVTDKYTPNPQRLRDWISVPKSNGYESLQTTVLGPGKRWVEVQIRTERMDEIAEKGFAAHWKYKGGSSDSIIENWLNELREILESNNENALELLDDMKINLQDKEVHVFTPKGDLITLQAGATLLDFAYAIHTNIGSKCVGGIVNHRNETLKYVLKNGDQVSIITAANQQPKADWLSFTVTSKARNKIRQYLNEEINHQADIGKETLMRRLKNWKIEFNDEVIRKLMQHYKYKFALDLYHGIAIGKHDPSEIKEILTQVEEKPAPVVPPKDIKVVRPKKIDEDVLLIDKNVDNVEYKFARCCNPVYGDDIIGFVSIGEGIKVHRRQCKNALELVRRYPYRIVKTRWTNDGATSYQTVLNLTGKEDGNIINKITELIAKDPHATLRAISINAAEGVFDGNITVLIDNTEHLSQLISRLKHLEGVVRVNRHDSMLED from the coding sequence ATGAACGCAATGACAGAACAAACCTATCGTCCGATCATATTGAGTAAATATACGGCTGTGTTAAAATCCTGCCGGAACCTGATTTCGAGCGAAGACATCCGGTTGATCCGTAAAGCCTTTAAGATAGCCATCCAAAACGAAACCGAAGCTTCGGAATTAAACTATCAGGAGATCGTCCGTATTTTGGATATTACGCTGATCATTACCCAGGAAATCGGCTTAGGCCGGACTTCTATCATTTGTGCCATGCTCCACAAAACAGTGGAAAAAGAAATGATCACCCTGGAGCAAATCCGGGAGATGTTCGGGGAAAAAGTAGAGCAAATCATCAAAGGACTGAAGGATATCAGCCACATTTATGCCACCCAGCGGATTGTAAACTCGGAGAATTTCAGAAAATTATTGCTCAGTTTTGCCGAAGATATCCGCGTACAGCTGATCTTCCTGGCCGAAAAACTCTATGCTTTACGGCAGGCTGCACAGCTTTCGGAGGCCGGACAAAAACAGCTGGCCATGGAAACCAGCTATATTTACATCCCTTTTGCCCATCGATTGGGATTGTACAATATCAAATCGGAGATGGAAGACACAGCTCTCCGCTATGCCAATCCCCAAATCTACCGGGAGATCGAACAAAAATTAAAGGAATCGAAAACCGCCCGGGAGGCTTACATTGCCGAATTTATCGCTCCGATTGCCGAAGAAATGAACCGGAGAGGTATCAAATTTAAAATGAAATACCGCACGAAGACGATTGCCTCGATCTTAAATAAGATGCGGAAAAGCCAGGTTGAATTTGAAGAAATTTTCGACATTTTTGCTGTACGTTTCATTATCGACAGTGTCGGCGAAAATGAGAAGCCCGACTGTTGGCGGGTATATTCTATCGTAACCGATAAGTATACGCCTAATCCCCAGCGTCTCCGGGACTGGATTTCTGTACCCAAATCCAACGGATACGAATCGTTGCAGACCACCGTGCTGGGGCCTGGCAAACGCTGGGTAGAAGTACAGATCCGGACGGAACGTATGGATGAGATTGCCGAGAAAGGATTCGCTGCCCACTGGAAATACAAAGGGGGATCTTCGGATTCGATTATCGAAAACTGGCTGAACGAATTGCGCGAAATCCTGGAAAGCAATAATGAGAATGCGCTGGAATTACTGGATGATATGAAAATCAACCTCCAGGATAAAGAGGTACATGTATTTACTCCCAAAGGAGATTTAATAACGTTACAGGCAGGAGCCACCTTATTGGATTTTGCGTACGCTATTCACACCAATATCGGGAGCAAGTGTGTTGGAGGTATTGTCAATCACCGGAATGAAACCCTGAAATATGTTTTGAAAAACGGAGATCAGGTTTCTATTATCACTGCCGCCAACCAGCAACCGAAAGCCGACTGGCTGAGTTTTACAGTCACTTCGAAAGCCCGGAATAAAATCCGTCAATACCTGAATGAAGAAATCAACCACCAGGCCGATATCGGCAAGGAAACACTGATGCGCCGTCTGAAAAACTGGAAAATCGAATTCAACGACGAAGTGATCCGCAAACTGATGCAGCACTACAAATACAAGTTCGCTCTCGACCTTTACCACGGCATCGCTATCGGCAAGCACGATCCTTCCGAAATCAAAGAGATATTGACGCAGGTGGAAGAAAAGCCGGCCCCTGTCGTTCCGCCTAAAGATATCAAAGTGGTACGTCCAAAAAAAATCGATGAAGATGTACTGCTGATCGATAAAAATGTGGATAATGTAGAGTATAAGTTCGCCCGTTGCTGTAATCCGGTATACGGAGACGATATCATCGGTTTCGTATCCATCGGCGAAGGGATTAAAGTACACCGCCGCCAGTGTAAAAATGCCCTGGAGCTGGTTCGCCGTTATCCTTACCGGATCGTCAAGACCCGCTGGACCAACGATGGAGCCACTTCTTATCAAACCGTCCTGAATCTGACAGGCAAAGAGGACGGTAATATCATCAACAAAATTACCGAATTGATCGCCAAAGATCCGCATGCTACCTTGCGGGCCATTTCGATCAATGCCGCCGAGGGGGTATTCGATGGTAATATCACTGTCCTGATCGATAATACCGAACACCTGTCCCAATTGATTTCCAGACTAAAACATCTGGAAGGAGTGGTGAGAGTCAACCGCCACGATTCGATGCTCGAAGACTAG
- a CDS encoding SPOR domain-containing protein, which translates to MRILICLLALAVTLTCCKSNKRMIRSEVGYVSTQPVEVAVQEKVQDTLIVEEEPVTVKKEKVGLTDGADLMRYCIIVGSFIYRQNAINLRSDLMRRGFLGCSIMQNSEGMYRVSAVCDDTHADAARELIRIRRQYPQFRDAWLLEVKED; encoded by the coding sequence ATGCGAATATTGATTTGTCTGTTAGCCTTAGCGGTGACCCTGACCTGTTGTAAGTCGAATAAAAGAATGATACGATCGGAGGTAGGGTATGTATCTACCCAACCGGTAGAAGTTGCTGTACAGGAGAAAGTACAGGATACCTTGATCGTGGAAGAAGAACCGGTGACGGTGAAAAAGGAGAAAGTCGGTTTGACGGACGGTGCCGATTTGATGCGGTATTGTATTATTGTCGGGAGTTTTATTTACCGGCAGAATGCGATCAACTTGCGGTCGGACCTGATGCGCCGCGGATTTTTGGGTTGTTCGATTATGCAGAATAGTGAAGGGATGTACCGCGTTAGTGCGGTTTGTGACGATACTCACGCCGATGCTGCCCGGGAGCTTATCCGTATCCGTAGACAATATCCGCAGTTTCGGGATGCATGGCTCCTGGAGGTCAAAGAGGACTAG
- a CDS encoding tetratricopeptide repeat protein has product MKKQMILWTCMLLLVLAGCKKDDVQYTDRYELKGKVEKGPFVRGSEVTVYELSERLERTGISYTKTVQDDQGNFDFGILDIRSPYVEIVATGAFYNELTGEQTSGSLSLRSIADLSNQKSVNVNVFTHLETRRLLELNGGEKRFKAVSQQAHGEVLKAFGLQRFEMDEVNTYSLTDGIKGAGSLLVVSASLLKDKTETRFAEYLEGLCEKLKETGTLPDDTKEEIRKNAVSIDWTKVAEGLVAKYKETGLEITVPDLSYFIDWDGDGEAGNEFGGIVGDKKLKFKTDTLRVSQDGGEYAVDILANLSYDFTYPGMEEEVPKSGVEVDKLFQFKSEEMDYTVTLDKVQGQLKLTVQPAKGYWIRDERITLYSLDGEVSATLLITQDGDMNKFEVPEGVEEAVSGILGSIREACDYMYTIEAYYTQCFPEPQNKWQKYYRHEKSVMADIDLKRAWEVAYKAIASANNGYDILEKEKMGNLCSPQFKLLRSIMYYPLIVLWGNIPYPEHFSTAAAPRLTEQKAYEKLAADLEEIHRLILDWRSAEYQDYIGIGELMLGKVYMQLGRYNEAKRGLEIFLKNEGYAFNASRKEALNSGSKELVFGLDLLDYPSVYTSEIADHRYLPVGSYTEALLLLAECTNRIGDRAKAMDYLNQVRKNYRLSEATDFDQQLKATWKELLKGEFAYFAFLKRNDLCEKELGIEAWQKLLPFPESEVGLGGAEQNPGY; this is encoded by the coding sequence ATGAAAAAGCAAATGATATTGTGGACTTGTATGCTGTTATTGGTATTGGCAGGATGTAAGAAGGACGATGTGCAGTATACAGACCGGTATGAACTGAAAGGAAAGGTAGAAAAAGGACCTTTTGTCAGAGGATCGGAGGTTACGGTTTATGAATTGAGCGAACGGCTTGAACGGACCGGAATCAGTTATACGAAGACCGTACAGGACGATCAGGGAAATTTCGATTTCGGTATTTTGGATATCCGGTCTCCTTATGTAGAAATTGTGGCGACAGGAGCTTTTTATAATGAGCTGACCGGCGAACAGACCTCCGGATCGTTGAGTTTGCGTTCGATTGCAGATCTTTCGAATCAGAAATCGGTGAATGTGAATGTATTCACTCATCTGGAAACCCGACGATTATTGGAGTTGAACGGTGGAGAAAAGCGCTTTAAAGCCGTCAGTCAGCAGGCACATGGAGAAGTGTTGAAGGCCTTCGGGTTGCAGAGATTCGAGATGGATGAGGTGAATACCTATTCACTGACAGATGGAATCAAAGGAGCGGGTAGTTTGTTGGTGGTGTCGGCTTCTCTGTTGAAGGATAAAACCGAGACCCGGTTTGCGGAATATTTGGAAGGGTTGTGTGAAAAGTTGAAGGAAACCGGTACGCTTCCGGACGATACGAAGGAAGAAATCCGTAAAAATGCAGTGAGTATCGATTGGACAAAGGTTGCTGAAGGATTAGTTGCAAAGTATAAGGAAACCGGCCTGGAAATTACTGTGCCCGATTTGAGTTATTTTATCGACTGGGACGGCGATGGAGAAGCCGGAAATGAATTCGGAGGGATCGTAGGCGATAAAAAATTGAAATTCAAGACCGATACTTTACGGGTAAGTCAGGATGGGGGAGAATATGCTGTAGATATCCTGGCTAATTTATCTTATGATTTTACTTATCCCGGTATGGAAGAAGAAGTGCCGAAATCCGGGGTGGAGGTAGATAAATTATTCCAGTTCAAGTCAGAGGAAATGGATTATACAGTGACGCTCGATAAGGTGCAGGGGCAGCTTAAACTGACGGTACAGCCGGCAAAAGGATATTGGATCCGGGATGAACGCATTACTTTGTACAGCCTGGATGGTGAAGTAAGCGCCACCCTGCTGATTACTCAGGACGGAGATATGAATAAGTTCGAAGTACCTGAAGGAGTCGAAGAAGCGGTGAGCGGCATATTGGGGAGTATCCGTGAAGCCTGTGATTATATGTATACGATAGAGGCTTATTATACGCAATGTTTCCCGGAACCACAAAACAAGTGGCAGAAATATTACCGGCATGAAAAAAGTGTCATGGCCGATATAGACTTGAAGCGGGCCTGGGAGGTGGCTTATAAAGCTATTGCCAGTGCCAATAATGGGTATGATATCCTGGAGAAGGAAAAAATGGGTAACCTCTGTTCGCCTCAGTTTAAGTTGTTGCGTTCGATCATGTATTATCCGCTGATCGTATTGTGGGGAAACATTCCTTATCCGGAACATTTTTCGACGGCGGCGGCACCCCGGTTGACAGAGCAAAAAGCTTACGAGAAGTTGGCTGCGGATCTGGAGGAGATCCATCGGCTGATACTGGACTGGAGAAGTGCTGAATATCAGGATTACATCGGTATCGGTGAACTGATGCTGGGAAAAGTGTATATGCAATTGGGAAGATACAATGAAGCGAAAAGGGGCTTGGAGATATTTTTGAAGAATGAAGGGTATGCCTTTAATGCCAGCCGCAAAGAGGCCTTGAATAGCGGTTCTAAAGAACTGGTATTCGGGTTGGATCTGCTGGATTATCCTTCGGTATATACCAGTGAGATTGCAGATCACCGATATTTACCTGTCGGTAGCTATACCGAGGCTTTGTTATTGCTGGCCGAATGTACGAATCGTATCGGTGACCGGGCGAAAGCTATGGATTATCTGAATCAGGTCCGGAAAAACTACCGTTTGTCTGAAGCGACAGATTTCGACCAACAGTTGAAAGCTACCTGGAAAGAATTGTTGAAGGGGGAATTCGCTTATTTCGCTTTTTTAAAACGGAACGATCTGTGTGAAAAAGAACTCGGAATCGAAGCCTGGCAAAAGCTCTTGCCATTCCCTGAGTCGGAAGTCGGTTTAGGTGGGGCAGAACAGAATCCGGGGTATTGA